From Triticum urartu cultivar G1812 chromosome 2, Tu2.1, whole genome shotgun sequence, a single genomic window includes:
- the LOC125533740 gene encoding GEM-like protein 7: MEKAGHEHVIGIPVSSTAIGIEEPEFTSGDAKYSTSVRTGGKSDRRTGDKFARGVKEHVTLGPKLYETVRGKLSLGARILQAGGVEKVFRRWFSVEKGEKLLKASQCYLSTTAGPIAGLLFVSSERVAFRSDRSLALTSPKGDTVRVPYKVAVPLRRVKAAMPSENQHRPEQKYVQLVTDDGFEFWFMGFVSYKASLQHLEQVIGAAGGGMKVPLSQGAGSGSGRRLQPTAA, encoded by the exons ATGGAGAAGGCAGGACACGAGCATGTGATCGGCATCCCGGTGAGCAGCACTGCTATCGGCATCGAGGAGCCCGAGTTCACGAGCGGCGATGCAAAGTATTCAACGAGCGTGCGTACCGGCGGCAAGTCAGACCGCAGGACCGGGGACAAGTTTGCTCGGGGCGTCAAAGAACATG TGACTCTCGGCCCAAAGCTGTACGAGACAGTGAGGGGAAAGCTGTCGCTGGGCGCCAGAATCCTCCAAGCCGGCGGCGTGGAGAAAGTCTTCCGGCGGTGGTTCTCTGTTGAGAAGGGCGAGAAACTCCTGAAGGCCTCGCAGTGCTACCTGTCAACGACCGCCGGCCCGATCGCCGGGTTGCTCTTCGTATCGTCGGAGAGGGTGGCCTTCCGCAGCGACCGGTCGCTGGCGCTGACCTCGCCCAAGGGCGACACGGTGCGGGTGCCGTACAAGGTGGCCGTCCCGCTGAGGAGGGTGAAGGCGGCCATGCCGAGCGAGAACCAGCACCGGCCAGAGCAGAAGTACGTCCAGCTGGTGACCGACGACGGCTTCGAGTTCTGGTTCATGGGCTTCGTCAGCTACAAGGCATCCCTGCAGCACCTCGAGCAGGTCATCGGCGCGGCGGGGGGTGGGATGAAGGTGCCGTTGTCGCAGGGGGCGGGCAGCGGGAGCGGGCGGCGCCTCCAGCCTACCGCGGCGTGA